Proteins encoded in a region of the Stieleria neptunia genome:
- a CDS encoding RNA polymerase sigma factor → MDSSETTEPNSVLQRIAAGDSGAVDDCLKQYGGLVWSLANRYCRVSGDAEDAAQEIFVALWRNADRFDPTKAAESTFVTMIARRRLIDRNRRKGSKPEVVSISAAEIEMADRDPIDQVELSDEAAKAARCMRHLSKNQRQILTRSIDRGEAQSAIATALNMPLGTVKSYARRGILQLRECMKRPLSPEAAS, encoded by the coding sequence ATGGATTCGTCCGAGACCACTGAACCGAATTCCGTCTTACAGCGGATCGCCGCCGGGGACTCTGGGGCGGTCGATGATTGTTTGAAGCAATACGGAGGGTTGGTCTGGTCACTGGCCAATCGCTATTGCCGGGTCAGCGGTGATGCCGAAGACGCGGCACAGGAGATTTTTGTCGCTTTGTGGCGAAACGCCGATCGCTTTGATCCGACCAAGGCGGCCGAGTCCACGTTTGTCACCATGATCGCCCGACGCCGGTTGATCGATCGCAATCGCCGCAAGGGATCCAAACCGGAAGTGGTCAGCATCAGCGCTGCGGAAATTGAAATGGCCGATCGCGATCCGATTGATCAGGTCGAACTGTCCGACGAAGCCGCCAAGGCAGCCCGCTGTATGCGTCATCTATCGAAGAACCAGCGTCAAATTTTGACACGGTCGATCGATCGGGGCGAAGCCCAATCGGCGATCGCGACGGCGCTCAACATGCCATTGGGGACCGTCAAGTCCTATGCCCGGCGCGGCATTCTGCAACTGCGTGAGTGCATGAAGCGTCCCCTGTCACCGGAGGCTGCATCGTGA
- a CDS encoding anti-sigma factor — translation MSNASLNDPTELELMAGYVLGDLNEAEADQLKSVLGRDERAAEILHELEMATAAVQLATMGLDDDPMPEVVADRIRTEGRRIIETRSAERQRPEATVSVAAKGVSPREWVAWFCAAAAVLLAITLWQRDPGAADRNVREARAAMLRQSASLLRVDWTPGKTPFDQPVIGDVVWDSESQTGFMRFENMPINDPTAEQYQLWIIDPQRDDEPIDGGVFDVTKSGEVIVEIDAKLNVISPAAFAITIEKPGGVVVSTQERLPLLAAVN, via the coding sequence GTGAGCAACGCAAGCTTGAATGACCCGACGGAGTTGGAGCTGATGGCCGGCTACGTCCTCGGTGACTTGAACGAAGCCGAAGCCGACCAATTGAAATCCGTTTTGGGTCGGGACGAACGCGCCGCGGAGATCCTTCACGAATTGGAAATGGCAACCGCCGCGGTGCAGCTGGCGACCATGGGGCTCGATGACGATCCGATGCCCGAGGTTGTTGCCGATCGCATCCGCACGGAAGGTCGTCGGATTATTGAGACGCGATCCGCCGAAAGACAACGTCCCGAGGCCACCGTCTCGGTCGCTGCCAAAGGCGTCTCGCCCCGGGAGTGGGTCGCGTGGTTTTGCGCCGCGGCGGCAGTGTTGCTGGCGATCACGCTTTGGCAGCGTGATCCAGGGGCGGCCGATCGCAACGTCCGAGAAGCGCGAGCGGCGATGTTGCGTCAATCCGCTTCGCTGTTGCGAGTCGACTGGACGCCGGGAAAAACCCCGTTCGACCAGCCCGTTATCGGCGACGTCGTCTGGGACTCCGAGTCGCAAACCGGGTTCATGCGGTTCGAGAACATGCCGATCAACGATCCGACCGCGGAGCAGTATCAATTATGGATCATCGATCCGCAGCGTGATGATGAGCCGATCGACGGTGGCGTGTTCGACGTGACCAAGAGCGGGGAGGTGATCGTCGAAATCGACGCAAAGCTGAATGTGATCTCGCCGGCGGCGTTTGCGATCACGATCGAAAAACCCGGCGGCGTGGTCGTCAGCACCCAAGAGCGATTGCCGCTGCTGGCCGCGGTCAACTGA